The Colletes latitarsis isolate SP2378_abdomen chromosome 1, iyColLati1, whole genome shotgun sequence genome has a segment encoding these proteins:
- the LOC143345165 gene encoding uncharacterized protein LOC143345165: MRPRAAATSDNAASCRLRPIPVLTCVLALLVVTWIPVTDAVICDNGCKCNCTGIKGISGFIGVPGPQGPEGMPGDIGPDGPPGPKGEKGADGEYGGMGEKGYRGDRGIQGFPGVAGFSGNPGLPGVTGPDGLDGCNGTDGRTGAPGRPGRHGGRGEPGPRGDYGLTGEPGDGGVNSKGTKGERGTPGFNGPQGYDGPPGMKGVMGYPGETGEKGHRGFPGLPGMGGDIGEPVYGVKGASGELGDRGEPGLPTTNEYKMKEPYELTPGPKGPKGMRGDVGMRGERGMDGFMGSPGSQGYPGIKGWKGEEGNVGPRGKHGRDGPVGPAGFKGDKGAPGYAGIDGVDGEIGEPGEIGNKGLPGDAGYPGVPGKWMPDLDEIIQGPIGIAGDLGPPGPKGDSGIPGKPGLVGYIGPPGPPGPAGPPGLAGRKGSSVKGEPGSDGLPGPMGKEGLPGSPGLSGIAGPKGFPGVTIFGPPGLDGKPGMPGYSGPPGDRGDDGFHGPKGFPGKGIRIKGRPGDRGLPGPPGFPGTDGWPGTPGNKGATGLKGDDCGFCTAEKGERGEDGRDGYPGLTGYHGLPGPRGYKGSRGKPGTVGPRGLEGESGRPGIAGAPGPKGERGKEIYPDELLIGKPGDQGDVGFAGPEGERGEKGEPGQRGDTGPSGPKGQKGNHGESGYPGRDAFPGLDGNPGEKGDDVLVPIESLRGDPGYPGAPGIMGLPGDKGIKGERGVSSSYDIDLSGEKGFKGEIGYPGDDGAPGAVGRLGDEGYQGPPGIVGPPGISPPGPTGLKGYPGMPGEEGPRGPAGTPGAQGPIGFPGRVGSKGDRGNPGTNLTYGDFGDEGPKGEKGEIGDAGPSGLRGRHGVDGLKGFKGGKGAPGFAGLPGLQGAKGSRGNSVGGGRGYPGAPGIPGMPGRIGEPGRQGPDGSNGYAGIKGVKGEVGFPGRRGDDGDAGPMGYLGRDGMPGMPGLPGEDGDVGEPGNPGMAGWPGSDGIPGLPGSEGELGSPGPAGIPGLQGLPGYPGAPGDRGPDGFDGAPGENAFSGPHGDIGEPGFTGAVGPPGLPGVDGRPGLPGERGFATDGFDGLEGQKGEPGYHGFDGIPGSKGEIGDMGPDGLKGARGDWGIRGRPGLHGIPGEYGVKGEQGLMGPPGPNGLNGKPGVSGDPGKMGLPGMPGEEGAPGFPGTMGAPGPKGSIGEPGLPSYTVAEPGDFGNPGYDGRKGEKGEWGDHGFVGLLGRKGEAGDIGYSGPDGFPGMPGLPGIPGNEGPPGRPGLSGEFAERGDKGVDGFDGIPGAPGNPGAKGAPGEYGHDGPKGNRGDVGDSFHGPKGLPGDDGPKGFTGYPGTPGMEGLPGLPGSPGPKGYRGEHGRHGISIKGEQGDQGLPGLDGRLGRKGERGDSGLSGFEGLPGPKGERGDVGETGLPGLVGPSGPQGEKGNRGINHFSAFPRKGIPGDIGFEGLPGYFGEKGMIGDPGEDGIPGRKGEQGMIGLPGTVGPDGKEGPPGFPGAPGSVGRPGSAGYPGLPGAPAPPAPAPKSRGFIFARHSQSEMIPLCPKDTIKLWDGFSLLHIMGNGHPYGQDLGAAGSCVTRFSTMPFMFCNFNNVCDYANRNDYSYWLSTTEPMPMSMTPIPAPEVGRYISRCSVCEFPTRAIAVHSQSMSIPECPSGWEELWIGYSFLMHRDAGAGGGGQSLISPGSCLEEFRARPFIECRGLGTCNYFSTATSYWLATIADSQMFRKPSQQTLKADHTSRISRCAVCLRRRVTEEPKPYRAPLPFTGYKYRSNRRYPY; encoded by the exons GGTGACCGAGGTATACAAGGATTCCCCGGCGTTGCAGGATTCTCG GGTAATCCTGGTCTGCCTGGTGTGACGGGCCCAGATGGTCTGGACGGTTGCAACGGGACCGATGGACGTACTGGTGCACCAGGAAGGCCCGGAAGACACGGTGGACGTGGTGAACCAGGTCCACGTGGAGACTATGGACTCACCGGTGAACCTGGCGACGGTGGCGTCAACTCCAAAGGTACGAAGGGTGAACGTGGAACACCGGGCTTTAACGGACCTCAG GGTTATGACGGACCGCCAGGGATGAAAGGCGTAATGGGTTATCCAGGAGAGACAGGCGAGAAA GGTCATCGAGGCTTTCCGGGCCTGCCAGGTATGGGAGGTGATATCGGTGAACCGGTGTACGGCGTGAAAGGTGCTTCGGGTGAACTGGGTGACAGGGGTGAACCTGGATTACCGACCACTAACGAATATAAGATGAAAGAGCCGTATGAGCTGACGCCAGGTCCGAAGGGTCCCAAGGGAATGCGAGGAGATGTGGGAATGCGAGGAGAAAGAGGAATGGACGGCTTTATGGGCAGCCCC GGAAGTCAAGGATATCCAGGTATTAAGGGATGGAAAGGAGAAGAAGGGAACGTCGGCCCGAGGGGTAAACACGGCAGAGATGGTCCAGTTGGTCCTGCAGGATTTAAAGGAGATAAAGGTGCTCCTGGTTACGCTGGGATAGATGGAGTGGACGGAGAAATC GGAGAGCCAGGTGAAATAGGAAATAAAGGGTTGCCTGGTGATGCAGGATATCCCGGTGTACCTGGAAAATGGATGCCAGATCTCGACGAAATAATTCAAGGACCCATTGGAATTGCCGGAGACTTAG GTCCACCGGGTCCAAAGGGAGATTCGGGAATACCTGGTAAACCTGGTCTAGTAGGCTACATAGGTCCACCTGGTCCACCAGGACCTGCAGGACCTCCTGGGTTGGCTGGACGAAAAGGATCCTCCGTCAAAGGAGAGCCAGGCTCCGATG GTCTTCCCGGACCGATGGGCAAAGAAGGCCTACCAGGTTCGCCTGGTCTTTCTGGAATTGCTGGACCAAAAGGATTCCCTGGAGTAACGATATTCGGACCGCCAGGTTTGGACGGAAAACCTGGAATGCCTGGATACTCGGGTCCACCTGGGGATCGTGGTGATGATGGTTTTCATG GTCCAAAAGGTTTTCCGGGCAAAGGTATCAGAATCAAGGGTCGTCCAGGTGATCGTGGTTTGCCAGGACCACCAGGATTTCCTGGAACCGACGGATGGCCTGGTACCCCGGGTAACAAAGGTGCAACGGGCCTGAAAGGTGACGACTGTGGCTTTTGTACAGCAG AAAAGGGAGAACGCGGTGAAGATGGACGGGACGGATATCCTGGACTGACAGGATATCATGGATTACCTGGTCCCCGTGGATACAAGGGAAGTCGTGGAAAACCGGGTACTGTTGGACCAAGAGGGTTAGAAGGTGAAAGCGGAAGACCAGGAATCGCTGGGGCTCCGGGACCTAAAGGAGAAAGAGGAAAGGAAATCTATCCAGACGAATTATTAATTGGAAAGCCTGGTGATCAGGGTGACGTAGGATTCGCTGGTCCAGAAGGAGAAAGAGGAGAGAAAGGTGAACCTGGCCAGCGTGGTGACACGGGGCCATCAGGACCTAAAGGTCAAAAG GGTAATCATGGTGAGTCGGGATATCCGGGTCGCGATGCTTTCCCAGGTTTGGATGGTAATCCTGGTGAAAAGGGTGATGATGTATTGGTACCAATCGAATCTCTGCGTGGAGATCCAGGATATCCGGGCGCGCCAGGTATAATGGGTCTTCCAGGTGATAAAGGAATAAAAGGAGAACGCGGAGTGTCCTCGAGTTACGACATAGATCTGTCAGGAGAGAAGGGATTCAAAGGAGAAATAGGTTATCCAG GCGACGATGGAGCTCCAGGTGCCGTAGGACGATTGGGTGACGAAGGATATCAGGGACCGCCAGGAATTGTTGGACCGCCCGGTATATCGCCTCCAGGTCCTACAGGATTAAAGGGTTACCCGGGAATGCCGGGAGAAGAAGGTCCACGTGGCCCAGCGGGTACACCAGGAGCACAAGGACCTATTGGTTTTCCA GGTCGTGTAGGTAGCAAAGGTGATCGGGGTAACCCAGGTACGAATCTGACGTACGGTGATTTCGGAGATGAAGGTCCCAAGGGTGAAAAGGGAGAGATCGGTGACGCTGGCCCATCAGGCTTGCGTGGTAGACACGGAGTAGACGGTCTTAAAGGTTTCAAAGGTGGCAAAGGAGCTCCTGGTTTCGCCGGACTACCAGGTCTTCAG GGAGCTAAAGGTTCACGGGGTAACAGTGTTGGAGGTGGTAGAGGCTATCCAGGAGCACCTGGTATTCCCGGAATGCCTGGAAGAATTGGAGAACCTGGTCGTCAAG GGCCCGACGGATCAAATGGATATGCCGGAATAAAGGGCGTTAAGGGGGAAGTTGGTTTCCCCGGACGTCGAGGTGACGACGGTGACGCTGGTCCAATGGGTTACTTAGGTAGAGACGGTATGCCAGGTATGCCAGGTTTACCAGGAGAAGATGGTGACGTTGGTGAACCCGGTAACCCTGGTATGGCCGGCTGGCCTGGCTCCGATGGAATTCCGGGGCTGCCAGGATCCGAAGGGGAACTAGGAAGCCCTGGACCAGCTGGTATTCCGGGTTTGCAAGGTTTGCCAGGATATCCAGGTGCCCCTGGAGACCGTGGCCCAGATGGTTTCGACGGAGCTCCGGGTGAAAATGCCTTCAGCGGACCACACGGTGACATAGGCGAGCCTGGTTTCACAGGAGCAGTAGGACCCCCTGGGCTCCCTGGCGTTGATGGTAGACCCGGTTTACCTGGTGAACGTGGTTTTGCTACCGACGGATTCGATGGTCTGGAAGGACAGAAAGGTGAACCAGGTTACCACGGATTTGACGGTATACCCGGATCAAAG GGTGAAATCGGTGATATGGGACCAGATGGATTGAAAGGGGCAAGAGGAGACTGGGGCATCCGCGGAAGACCAGGATTACATGGTATTCCTGGTGAATACGGTGTTAAAGGTGAACAAGGCCTAATGGGACCGCCTGGACCCAATGGTCTTAATGGTAAACCAGGGGTGAGTGGTGATCCTGGTAAAATGGGTCTGCCAG GAATGCCCGGTGAGGAGGGTGCTCCAGGATTTCCTGGTACAATGGGTGCACCAGGACCGAAAGGTTCGATAGGTGAACCTGGCCTACCATCGTACACTGTGGCCGAGCCGGGAGATTTTGGAAATCCTGGCTACGACGGCCGGAAAGGTGAAAAGGGAGAGTGGGGTGATCACGGTTTCGTAGGATTACTTGGTCGAAAG ggcGAAGCAGGTGACATAGGATACTCAGGACCTGATGGATTTCCAGGCATGCCAGGTCTCCCAGGTATCCCTGGTAATGAAGGACCTCCTGGACGTCCAG GATTGTCTGGTGAATTCGCCGAACGAGGTGACAAAGGAGTAGATGGATTCGATGGAATACCTGGTGCACCAGGAAATCCAGGAGCAAAGGGAGCCCCCGGAGAATATGGACACGACGGTCCCAAAGGAAACAGAGGAGACGTTGGTGACAGCTTCCACGGACCAAAAGGACTTCCGGGAGATGATG GTCCAAAAGGTTTCACCGGTTACCCTGGAACTCCAGGAATGGAAGGATTGCCAGGTCTCCCTGGATCACCTGGACCAAAGGGATACAGAGGAGAACACGGAAGACATGGAATCAGTATAAAAGGAGAACAAGGAGATCAAGGGCTGCCTGGACTCGACGGCAGGCTAGGACGAAAAGGCGAGAGGGGCGATTCGGGCCTTTCTGGATTTGAAGGGTTACCTGGACCAAAAGGAGAACGTGGTGACGTGGGCGAGACTGGACTACCTGGACTAGTTGGACCTTCGGGCCCACAA GGAGAAAAAGGAAATCGTGGTATAAATCATTTCTCAGCTTTCCCAAGAAAAGGAATACCCGGTGACATAGGATTCGAAGGACTGCCAG GTTACTTTGGAGAGAAGGGAATGATTGGCGATCCAGGAGAAGATGGAATACCTGGAAGGAAAGGCGAACAAGGAATGATTGGTTTGCCAGGAACTGTGGGACCTGACGGCAAAGAAGGTCCTCCCGGTTTTCCTGGTGCTCCCGGTTCCGTTGGACGTCCAGGATCCGCAG GATACCCCGGATTACCAGGAGCCCCGGCACCACCAGCGCCAGCTCCAAAAAGCAGAGGCTTCATCTTCGCTCGGCACTCGCAATCCGAAATGATACCTCTGTGTCCGAAAGACACGATCAAACTCTGGGATGGTTTCTCATTGTTGCATATAATGGGCAACGGGCATCCTTATGGGCAAGATCTTG GCGCCGCTGGTAGCTGCGTTACTAGGTTCTCCACTATGCCCTTCATGTTCTGTAACTTCAACAACGTCTGCGATTACGCGAATCGTAACGACTACAGTTACTGGCTGAGCACGACGGAACCCATGCCTATGTCGATGACGCCCATACCAGCACCGGAAGTCGGCAGATACATCTCCAGATGTTCTGTTTGCGAATTCCCAACGCGAGCCATCGCGGTGCACAGCCAGTCCATGTCTATACCGGAGTGTCCGAGTGGTTGGGAGGAACTTTGGATCGGGTATAGTTTCCTCATG CATAGGGACGCGGGGGCGGGCGGTGGCGGCCAATCGCTAATTTCGCCAGGTTCCTGCTTGGAGGAATTCCGCGCGCGGCCCTTCATCGAGTGTCGAGGACTGGGCACCTGCAACTATTTCTCCACTGCCACGTCCTACTGGCTGGCCACCATCGCGGACAGCCAGATGTTCCGGAAGCCGTCTCAGCAGACCCTGAAGGCGGATCACACCTCGCGGATCAGCCGCTGCGCGGTGTGTCTTCGTCGTCGCGTCACGGAAGAGCCAAAGCCGTATCGAGCACCGCTGCCCTTTACTGGCTACAAGTACCGgtcaaatcggcgttatccctatTAG